From one Saccharomyces cerevisiae S288C chromosome XVI, complete sequence genomic stretch:
- the GLN1 gene encoding glutamate--ammonia ligase (Glutamine synthetase (GS); synthesizes glutamine from glutamate and ammonia; with Glt1p, forms the secondary pathway for glutamate biosynthesis from ammonia; expression regulated by nitrogen source and by amino acid limitation; forms filaments of back-to-back stacks of cylindrical homo-decamers at low pH, leading to enzymatic inactivation and storage during states of advanced cellular starvation; relocalizes from nucleus to cytoplasmic foci upon DNA replication stress): protein MAEASIEKTQILQKYLELDQRGRIIAEYVWIDGTGNLRSKGRTLKKRITSIDQLPEWNFDGSSTNQAPGHDSDIYLKPVAYYPDPFRRGDNIVVLAACYNNDGTPNKFNHRHEAAKLFAAHKDEEIWFGLEQEYTLFDMYDDVYGWPKGGYPAPQGPYYCGVGAGKVYARDMIEAHYRACLYAGLEISGINAEVMPSQWEFQVGPCTGIDMGDQLWMARYFLHRVAEEFGIKISFHPKPLKGDWNGAGCHTNVSTKEMRQPGGMKYIEQAIEKLSKRHAEHIKLYGSDNDMRLTGRHETASMTAFSSGVANRGSSIRIPRSVAKEGYGYFEDRRPASNIDPYLVTGIMCETVCGAIDNADMTKEFERESS, encoded by the coding sequence ATGGCTGAAGCAAGCATCGAAAAGACTcaaattttacaaaaatatctAGAACTGGACCAAAGAGGTAGAATAATTGCCGAATACGTTTGGATCGATGGTACTGGTAACTTACGTTCCAAAGGTAgaactttgaagaagagaatCACATCCATTGACCAATTGCCAGAATGGAACTTCGACGGTTCTTCTACCAACCAAGCGCCAGGCCACGACTCTGACATCTATTTGAAACCCGTTGCTTACTACCCAGATCCCTTCAGGAGAGGTGACAACATTGTTGTCTTGGCCGCATGTTACAACAATGACGGTACTCCAAACAAGTTCAACCACAGACACGAAGCTGCCAAGCTATTTGCTGCTCATAAGGATGAAGAAATCTGGTTTGGTCTAGAACAAGAATACACTCTATTTGACATGTATGACGATGTTTACGGATGGCCAAAGGGTGGGTACCCAGCTCCACAAGGTCCTTACTACTGTGGTGTTGGTGCCGGTAAGGTTTATGCCAGAGACATGATCGAAGCTCACTACAGAGCTTGTTTGTATGCCGGATTAGAAATTTCTGGTATTAACGCTGAAGTCATGCCATCTCAATGGGAATTCCAAGTCGGTCCATGTACCGGTATTGACATGGGTGACCAATTATGGATGGCCAGATACTTTTTGCACAGAGTGGCAGAAGAGTTTGGTATCAAGATCTCATTCCATCCAAAGCCATTGAAGGGTGACTGGAACGGTGCCGGTTGTCACACTAACGTTTCCACCAAGGAAATGAGACAACCAGGTGGTATGAAATACATCGAACAAGCCATCGAGAAGTTATCCAAGAGACACGCTGAACACATTAAGTTGTACGGTAGCGATAACGACATGAGATTAACTGGTAGACATGAAACCGCTTCCATGACTGCCTTTTCTTCTGGTGTCGCCAACAGAGGTAGCTCAATTAGAATCCCAAGATCCGTCGCCAAGGAAGGTTACGGTTACTTTGAAGACCGTAGACCAGCTTCCAACATCGACCCATACTTGGTTACAGGTATCATGTGTGAAACTGTTTGCGGTGCTATTGACAATGCTGACATGACGAAGGaatttgaaagagaatCTTCATAA
- the VMA13 gene encoding H(+)-transporting V1 sector ATPase subunit H (Subunit H of the V1 peripheral membrane domain of V-ATPase; part of the electrogenic proton pump found throughout the endomembrane system; serves as an activator or a structural stabilizer of the V-ATPase; the V1 peripheral membrane domain of the vacuolar H+-ATPase (V-ATPase) has eight subunits): MGATKILMDSTHFNEIRSIIRSRSVAWDALARSEELSEIDASTAKALESILVKKNIGDGLSSSNNAHSGFKVNGKTLIPLIHLLSTSDNEDCKKSVQNLIAELLSSDKYGDDTVKFFQEDPKQLEQLFDVSLKGDFQTVLISGFNVVSLLVQNGLHNVKLVEKLLKNNNLINILQNIEQMDTCYVCIRLLQELAVIPEYRDVIWLHEKKFMPTLFKILQRATDSQLATRIVATNSNHLGIQLQYHSLLLIWLLTFNPVFANELVQKYLSDFLDLLKLVKITIKEKVSRLCISIILQCCSTRVKQHKKVIKQLLLLGNALPTVQSLSERKYSDEELRQDISNLKEILENEYQELTSFDEYVAELDSKLLCWSPPHVDNGFWSDNIDEFKKDNYKIFRQLIELLQAKVRNGDVNAKQEKIIIQVALNDITHVVELLPESIDVLDKTGGKADIMELLNHSDSRVKYEALKATQAIIGYTFK, translated from the coding sequence ATGGGCGCAACCAAAATTTTAATGGACAGTACTCATTTCAATGAGATCCGTAGTATAATCCGTTCGAGGTCAGTGGCATGGGACGCCTTAGCCAGATCTGAGGAATTGAGCGAAATTGATGCGTCTACTGCAAAAGCGTTAGAATCCATTctggtgaagaagaacattggTGACGGTTTATCATCTTCGAACAATGCACATTCCGGGTTCAAAGTGAATGGCAAGACGTTGATACCATTAATTCACTTACTTTCCACCTCAGACAACGAAGACTGCAAAAAATCTGTGCAGAACCTAATAGCTGAATTGTTATCGTCTGACAAGTATGGAGACGATACCGTGAAGTTTTTCCAAGAAGACCCCAAGCAATTGGAACAATTATTTGATGTGTCACTCAAGGGAGACTTCCAGACTGTGCTAATCTCTGGGTTCAACGTGGTCTCACTCTTAGTGCAAAATGGGTTGCACAATGTGAAACTAGTGGAAAAGCTGttgaaaaacaacaacTTGATCAATATCTTGCAAAACATTGAGCAGATGGACACTTGTTACGTGTGCATCAGACTATTGCAAGAACTGGCCGTGATACCAGAGTATCGTGACGTGATATGGTTGCATGAGAAGAAGTTCATGCCCACCTTATTCAAGATCCTGCAACGTGCCACGGACTCTCAATTGGCCACGCGGATAGTTGCAACAAACTCCAACCACCTGGGTATTCAATTGCAGTACCACTCTTTACTATTGATATGGTTGCTGACCTTTAACCCAGTTTTTGCAAACGAGCTAGTCCAGAAATACTTGAGTGATTTCTTGGACCTCTTGAAATTGGTTAAGATAACCATAAAGGAGAAAGTGTCCAGATTGTGCATATCCATCATCCTGCAATGTTGCTCCACGCGCGTCAAGCAGCACAAGAAGGTGATTAAGCAACTTTTGTTGCTCGGCAACGCGTTGCCCACCGTACAGAGCTTGAGCGAAAGAAAGTATTCCGACGAAGAATTGCGTCAAGACATCAGCAACCTCAAGGAAATCCTAGAAAACGAGTACCAAGAATTGACCTCCTTCGATGAATACGTCGCCGAATTGGACTCCAAGTTGCTGTGCTGGTCTCCACCACATGTCGACAACGGTTTCTGGTCCGATAACATTGACGAGTTCAAGAAGGACAACTACAAGATCTTTAGACAATTGATCGAACTCTTGCAAGCAAAGGTCCGTAACGGCGACGTCAACGcgaaacaagaaaagatcattatCCAAGTCGCCTTGAACGACATCACTCACGTGGTCGAGCTTCTACCAGAGAGCATCGACGTTCTCGACAAGACTGGCGGCAAAGCCGACATCATGGAGTTGCTGAACCATTCAGATTCTAGGGTGAAATACGAGGCCCTCAAGGCCACGCAGGCAATCATTGGATATACcttcaaataa
- the SPO24 gene encoding Spo24p (Small (67 amino acids) protein involved in sporulation; localizes to the prospore membrane; phosphorylated during meiosis; a longer, 5'-extended mRNA is also transcribed beginning in mid-meiosis, regulated by two MSEs (middle sporulation elements), and includes an uORF of 15 codons in its 5'-UTR; evidence transcription is regulated by Pdr1p): MVAFLELTSDVSQPFVIPSLSPVSQPSSRKNSDANVDDLNLAIANAALLDASASSRSHSRKNSLSLL, from the coding sequence aTGGTCGCCTTTTTAGAACTAACTTCTGACGTTTCTCAACCTTTTGTCATCCCATCTCTTTCGCCAGTCTCTCAGCCAAGCTCAAGAAAGAACTCTGACGCAAACGTCGATGACCTGAATCTGGCTATTGCCAATGCCGCTCTTTTGGATGCCTCTGCTTCAAGCCGCTCACACTCCAGAAAAAACTCTTTGTCTCTGTTGTAA
- the ERV2 gene encoding flavin-linked sulfhydryl oxidase (Flavin-linked sulfhydryl oxidase localized to the ER lumen; involved in disulfide bond formation within the endoplasmic reticulum (ER)), which yields MKQIVKRSHAIRIVAALGIIGLWMFFSSNELSIATPGLIKAKSGIDEVQGAAAEKNDARLKEIEKQTIMPLMGDDKVKKEVGRASWKYFHTLLARFPDEPTPEEREKLHTFIGLYAELYPCGECSYHFVKLIEKYPVQTSSRTAAAMWGCHIHNKVNEYLKKDIYDCATILEDYDCGCSDSDGKRVSLEKEAKQHG from the coding sequence ATGAAACAGATAGTCAAAAGAAGCCATGCCATCAGAATAGTTGCAGCATTAGGAATCATAGGCCTGTGGATGTTTTTCTCGTCTAATGAACTATCCATCGCTACGCCGGGCCTAATCAAGGCGAAGTCTGGTATAGATGAAGTGCAAGGGGCGGCTGCTGAGAAGAACGACGCTCGGTTGAAAGAGATCGAGAAGCAAACCATTATGCCATTGATGGGCGATGACAAGGTGAAGAAGGAAGTGGGCAGGGCGTCGTGGAAGTACTTCCATACCCTGCTGGCCCGTTTTCCGGACGAGCCTACTCCTgaagaaagagagaaaCTGCACACGTTTATTGGGTTGTATGCAGAACTCTATCCATGCGGGGAATGTTCATATCACTTTGTAAAGTTGATTGAGAAGTATCCCGTACAGACATCTAGCAGGACGGCTGCCGCAATGTGGGGATGCCACATTCACAACAAGGTGAACGAATACCTAAAGAAAGACATATATGACTGTGCTACCATCCTGGAGGACTACGATTGTGGATGTAGTGACAGCGACGGTAAACGCGTGTCTCTCGAGAAGGAGGCTAAACAGCACGGttga
- the IRC16 gene encoding Irc16p (hypothetical protein; partially overlaps verified gene ERV2/YPR037C but doesn't share phenotypes; also overlaps dubious ORF YPR039W; null mutant displays increased levels of spontaneous Rad52p foci, increased biofilm information, different altered sensitivities to various chemcicals) — protein sequence MVCFSISFNRASFFSAAAPCTSSIPDFALIRPGVAMDSSLDEKNIHRPMIPNAATILMAWLLLTICFIPSFLAQSVQTFLFTNHQPSRLLVFITHVYCLMIKPFVLYFWFLFPLRLPGG from the coding sequence ATGGTTTGCTTCTCGATCTCTTTCAACCGAGCGTCGTTCTTCTCAGCAGCCGCCCCTTGCACTTCATCTATACCAGACTTCGCCTTGATTAGGCCCGGCGTAGCGATGGATAGTTCATTAGACGAGAAAAACATCCACAGGCCTATGATTCCTAATGCTGCAACTATTCTGATGGCATGGCTTCTTTTGACTATCTGTTTCATCCCTTCGTTCCTTGCACAATCTGTCCAGACTTTCCTCTTTACAAATCACCAGCCTTCCCGTCTTCTTGTCTTCATCACCCACGTTTATTGTTTAATGATAAAGCCTTTTgtcctttatttttggttCCTTTTCCCGCTTCGTTTACCCGGTGGTTAA
- the TIP41 gene encoding Tip41p (Tap42p-interacting protein; negative regulator of the TORC1 signaling pathway that activates the type 2A-related phosphatase Sit4p by binding and antagonizing Tap42p, a SIT4 inhibitor; proposed to be part of a feedback loop to amplify Sit4p activity when TORC1 is inactivated; protein abundance increases in response to DNA replication stress) codes for MSKRNTPPLRSSGINTIQINAAREMHAQTVRARRMPMPTSGITTPSVQPTAAPATPPRHICNNPNNPQCLHCGSVIIPSPRATLPLEDNPSISINDWTISSRKKPILNSQELDIWENEKLKGLTLPEMIFGNNYIRIENSKQHWSIEFNALDALKEVQLQDSGIRVAYSNDWINSKKRQNSTNGAQRFTNDVNDDSLNIIHKYDWTYTTRYKGTESSPESKFRLDNDQKLPLDKLAVHDKILFYDDMILFEDELADNGISILNVKIRVMNERLLLLSRFFLRVDDVLVRVYDTRIYVEFDENVVIRESKEFEGKYQDVLAKHRLSQSHDPKAALRDSNWVAQNTPMIKRQCEIIQF; via the coding sequence ATGTCCAAAAGAAACACTCCACCGCTCAGATCATCAGGGATAAACACTATTCAAATAAATGCTGCTAGAGAAATGCACGCTCAAACGGTGCGCGCTCGAAGAATGCCCATGCCAACTAGCGGCATCACTACACCCTCTGTGCAACCAACTGCAGCCCCAGCAACACCACCTCGACATATTTGCAATAACCCAAACAATCCGCAGTGTCTCCACTGTGGGTCTGTTATCATTCCATCTCCAAGGGCCACGTTACCCTTGGAGGACAACCCCTCCATCTCCATCAACGACTGGACCATCTCCTCCAGAAAGAAGCCCATTTTGAACTCGCAGGAATTAGACATCTGGGAAAACGAAAAACTCAAAGGTTTGACTTTGCCAGAGATGATTTTTGGTAACAACTACATCAGGATCGAAAATTCAAAACAGCATTGGTCCATAGAGTTCAATGCCCTGGATGCTTTAAAGGAGGTTCAACTCCAGGATTCAGGTATTCGTGTTGCGTACTCAAACGACTGGAtaaattctaaaaaaagacaaaattCAACTAATGGTGCGCAACGGTTCACTAACGATGTGAACGACGATTCCTTAAATATCATACACAAGTACGACTGGACCTACACTACGCGGTATAAGGGCACAGAGAGCTCACCTGAGTCGAAATTCCGACTGGATAACGATCAAAAGCTGCCCCTTGACAAACTGGCCGTACACGATAAAATCCTATTCTATGACGACATGATTCTTTTCGAAGACGAATTGGCAGACAATGGCATATCAATCCTTAACGTCAAAATAAGAGTTATGAACGAAAGGTTACTGCTGCTGAGCCGGTTCTTTTTAAGGGTGGACGATGTTCTGGTGAGGGTCTACGACACCAGGATTTACGTGGAGTTTGACGAAAACGTAGTGATCAGAGAATCCAAGGAATTTGAAGGTAAATATCAGGATGTACTTGCTAAGCACCGGCTATCCCAATCTCACGACCCAAAAGCTGCCTTGAGAGATAGTAATTGGGTAGCACAGAACACGCCGATGATCAAAAGACAATGTGAAATAATTCAGTTCTAA
- the TIF5 gene encoding translation initiation factor eIF5 (Translation initiation factor eIF5; functions as both a GTPase-activating protein (GAP) that stimulates the hydrolysis of GTP bound to eIF-2, as part of the 43S preinitiation complex, and as a GDP dissociation inhibitor (GDI) to prevent recycling of eIF2; human ortholog eIF5 complements the yeast null mutant) has protein sequence MSINICRDNHDPFYRYKMPPIQAKVEGRGNGIKTAVLNVADISHALNRPAPYIVKYFGFELGAQTSISVDKDRYLVNGVHEPAKLQDVLDGFINKFVLCGSCKNPETEIIITKDNDLVRDCKACGKRTPMDLRHKLSSFILKNPPDSVSGSKKKKKAATASANVRGGGLSISDIAQGKSQNAPSDGTGSSTPQHHDEDEDELSRQIKAAASTLEDIEVKDDEWAVDMSEEAIRARAKELEVNSELTQLDEYGEWILEQAGEDKENLPSDVELYKKAAELDVLNDPKIGCVLAQCLFDEDIVNEIAEHNAFFTKILVTPEYEKNFMGGIERFLGLEHKDLIPLLPKILVQLYNNDIISEEEIMRFGTKSSKKFVPKEVSKKVRRAAKPFITWLETAESDDDEEDDE, from the coding sequence ATGTCTATTAATATTTGTAGAGATAATCATGATCCATTTTACCGTTACAAAATGCCTCCCATCCAAGCCAAGGTGGAAGGTAGAGGTAACGGTATCAAGACTGCCGTTTTGAACGTCGCTGACATCTCTCACGCGCTAAATAGACCTGCTCCATATATTGTCAAGTATTTTGGTTTCGAATTAGGTGCTCAAACTTCCATCTCTGTTGACAAAGATCGTTATTTAGTTAATGGTGTTCACGAACCTGCCAAATTGCAAGACGTATTGGATGGCTTTATTAACAAGTTTGTTCTCTGTGGAAGCTGTAAAAATCCAGAAACGGAGATCATCATTACCAAAGATAATGATTTGGTTCGAGACTGTAAAGCCTGTGGTAAGAGAACTCCAATGGACTTGAGACATAAACTATCATCcttcattttgaaaaacccACCTGACTCCGTTTCTGGTtccaagaagaagaagaaagcaGCTACCGCTTCGGCCAATGTTCGTGGTGGTGGGTTGTCCATTAGTGATATTGCTCAAGGTAAGTCTCAGAATGCACCTTCAGATGGCACCGGCTCATCCACTCCACAACATCAtgacgaagacgaagatgaaTTATCTCGTCAAATCAAGGCGGCTGCCTCTACCTTAGAAGATATCGAGGTCAAAGATGACGAATGGGCGGTTGATATGTCTGAAGAAGCCATTAGAGCTCGTGCCAAGGAACTAGAAGTGAACTCTGAGCTCACTCAACTGGATGAATATGGTGAATGGATTTTGGAGCAGGCTGGTGAAGATAAGGAGAACTTACCATCAGATGTGGAGCTTTATAAGAAGGCTGCAGAACTAGACGTCTTGAATGATCCAAAAATTGGTTGTGTCTTGGCGCAATGTCTATTCGATGAGGATATCGTAAACGAAATCGCTGAACATAATGCATTTTTCACTAAAATTTTAGTCACTCCAGAATACGAAAAGAACTttatgggtggtattgaaagatttttagGTTTAGAACATAAGGATCTAATCCCACTattaccaaaaattttggtaCAACTATACAATAATGATATCATCtcggaagaagaaatcatgAGATTTGGTACCAAATCATCCAAGAAATTTGTACCTAAGGAGGTATCCAAAAAGGTTCGTAGGGCTGCTAAGCCATTCATTACGTGGTTAGAAACCGCTGAAAgtgacgatgatgaagaagacgacGAATAG